One Microaerobacter geothermalis DNA segment encodes these proteins:
- a CDS encoding nucleotidyl transferase AbiEii/AbiGii toxin family protein, giving the protein MFWHILDDARKNLLKQLSENPPVPGSYLAGGTALALQFGHRESVDFDWFSPTLFSTEIIEKKLSKIGSFLTTEAKRGTYHGIVNNIQVTWLHYPNPLVKPLIDVTDVPSLKLASPVDIGIMKIAAVSHRGARKDFIDLYMICQQGISLLSLLKLLPQKFPQANINFYHMIKSLVYFDDAEREPMPAMYSSVYWNEIIDFFLKEQKELFNNL; this is encoded by the coding sequence TTGTTTTGGCACATACTCGATGATGCCCGGAAAAATCTTTTAAAACAATTGTCCGAAAATCCTCCGGTTCCGGGAAGCTATCTGGCTGGCGGTACAGCTCTCGCTCTACAATTTGGCCACAGGGAATCAGTGGATTTTGATTGGTTTTCACCCACTCTCTTTTCTACAGAAATAATCGAAAAAAAGTTATCAAAGATTGGATCTTTTCTAACTACCGAAGCCAAAAGGGGAACCTATCATGGTATCGTCAATAATATTCAGGTCACCTGGTTGCATTATCCCAATCCTTTGGTAAAACCCTTAATTGATGTCACAGATGTACCAAGTTTAAAGTTAGCCTCCCCTGTTGATATAGGCATCATGAAAATAGCTGCGGTTAGTCATAGAGGAGCAAGAAAAGATTTCATCGACTTATATATGATCTGCCAACAGGGAATTTCTCTTCTCTCCCTATTGAAATTGTTACCACAAAAATTTCCACAGGCCAATATTAATTTCTATCATATGATCAAAAGCTTGGTCTATTTCGATGATGCAGAGCGAGAACCAATGCCTGCCATGTATTCATCTGTTTACTGGAATGAGATAATAGATTTTTTCCTAAAAGAACAAAAAGAATTGTTCAATAACCTATAA